The DNA window actttgctgttttttattttttttttagttcttcgacattagtaatggtttaatatttcagaattatgttttaaattttatcaaaatcggacgactatagcatatagctcccataggaacaatcggaaaaataaatgaaaaaaaattataacttttctgttttttaattttttttagttcttcgagatatagtaatggttaaatatttcagaattacggtttaaatttcatcaaaatcggacgactatagcatatagctcccataggaacaatcataaaaataaatgaaaaaatattatagcttttctgttttttaatttttttttagttcttggagatatagtaatggataaatatttcagaattacggtttaaatttcatcaaaatcggacgactatagcatatagctcccatagaaataatataattatataaaataactacctaataattgagctgcaaatcatcattgcttcaatgttttagacatatacgcaagtaaatcataattttaatgttttcaaaaatatttaattcttgcaatagctgcaagggtatataaacttcggcttgccgaagtttgtttccttttcttgtttttatttatttttaggatTGTTCTACAAATCGCTTGCTGTGCGATTGGCAAGAAATTATCAACTATGAGCTGCTCCCCTATGGCCAAACACTTAATTCGGCTTTGTACTGACAACCATTGCCCAGATGCGCCCCGTTTTGGTCAATAGAAAAGGATTTGAGTTTCCATCAGGACAATGCTAGACCACACACATCAATAGCTCCGAGAACTTGGATGGGAGGTTCTTTTGCGTCCACCTTATGCCCGGACATCGCACCAAGTGATGTGGATAGTGAAATCTAAGCTACAAGAGAGGATTGTGAAAACCGACTGGTTCAGTTTTCTAATAATAAGAACGAAGGGTTTTATGAGAGGTGTATCATGAAATTACCATCGAAATGGCAATCGATTGTGGAAAAAAATGGGGCTTATCTGAAATAAATCGGTTAATTCTAACCATAAAAAATGGATTACTTTTACTTGACCTTATAttagaaaaattttaagccTGAGTTTGATTTATAAAGGTAAtaccttttttaaattcctttttttccttttgagCATTCCCTTACATATTTGTTTGATGTGCTTTTTCACAACATcttgaaacaaaatttaactttaaattattagtGTACAACATTAGAAACAAACCATTCAAAGCTTTAACTCATTCTATATCCGAATTATGAATGATATTTTTTGGAAGTGCTAGCCTATGTTTTGGTTCTGTTTGCTGAACTCTTCATCGAGTATACACCCACACTTACTCCcagtattatttaattttttatctaaTTTTTATCAGTGTTTTTTTTCCGACTCGCACGACTCAGACGAACTCGGCTTCGTCTCGAAGCTATAAAAAATCCGTAGGGCATCCAGCCGAACCAGTCCCAGCTCGACTCTGAGCCGCGACGGTTGTAGCCGCGTTAGCCATAACATCCGCAACACTCCAGAGccagaattaattttatttcttttttttttgattttcctcCCTTCCTGCTGCCCTCCTTGGACCACCAACGCCAGCAAAATGCGTCGCGCAGACGCTTTTACTATCACGGCTTGTGCGATTTTGGTCCTGCTGCAGATGATGGAAGCGGTAAAGGCTGAGGGGTAAGTCAATGCCCACTATACTATGTGATCCGATTGGCCGAATCACAGACCTACGGCTAGAATAGTATTAATTGAAAAGCAAGAACATAAATCTATAGCCCAAAAAAGTAGAGAACTTAGAACGTAATATTTTAACACTAGTAGGGTATAAATGTATTtgctattaatttaaaaggaaTTGATAAATGGTTTAACTATCAATGAAGTagctaaatattaattattatgattattgtTACTCTCCTTCCCATCAAACCCCATAACATCCTCCAAATTTGTTATGCTTATGCATTTATCTTGATTCCACTTAGCGAAATACAGGAAAGTTTTCTGATCTTTGTGAACAGTTCATTTCAGTCAAAATGaaaccaaatatttgtttatctgttaaacaaattcttaaaaatttgaaatcatTTCCGCAGGTTTATATTGgttttgacaaattttttacgataataacttttgaaatttatgGAAATCAATTAAGTGTTCTTTTTTACATctctaaattgaatttaggGTTAGTTCGACCTGTACTGCTGATTGAATATCTCAGTAAgccattttacattttacattttcttttgttgataagtacattattaatttatgacACGATCTcaaattagttatttttagagtgtatttaattatcagtaattaaaaaggaatacAAAGGTAGATTATTGAATACacttgaaaattttgaaaagtaagaataatttgaaaacaatttgacTGTGCGAAATATAGTGATGAATGAGTGATGATCAAGTTAACAACATTGTTGTACGTCATCGAGGACTGTAAGTGCGAGGAAAATGGCTAATCGTAGTAAACTTGGATTATATAATCTCTAAGCcgttttcaaacttttttgaaGCAGATCAGGTGCCTGGAATCTTTACCGTTAACTCCAGGGCTATTATGAATGCATGTATAAGGAcgtatttatacatatttatgtatatttgattgccacagaaaagaaaaaagccAAAATGCATTAACCAAAGCAATtgataatttcaaatttataagttCCAATTGGTATCAATTTGCCTAGAAATTAAACATGATAACATGATTTTTCGATATTCATGTTTGGGTTATTAAATAACAGTTTCCAAATTCACAAAATCAACATCATCTCCTTTGAAACAGAAAAGAACAGAAACACAATATATTATGTaatgaaactttttttgttaaagtgtaaataaaatgtaattacgtttattaccttttttaaagtttaaccAAATCAAAAAGGAGGACAgtttatagtttaaaatattagtttcGGTATGATTCGTAGTGCAATTACGGTTATCACCTTTTCTAAAGATCaaccatataaaataaatttaccagAGGATTGTTAAGGTTCATAGCTTAAAATTTGTggttaaatgttaattatataAACAAGATGCCGGTAAATCTATATTATATGGTTAATCGGATTGTATAGATTTATAGCTTAAAATGTATGGTTTAATTTCCCATCGATATAATTAGTTTTGCCTTTAAGCCGTGTATTTTCAAGGTTAAATTCAAGGTTGCTGATCTATAATTTTAGCCACGTTTCCAAGTTTTGTCGACCTCCATCATTTATGTTAGGAAACAAATCCTAATACTCTGGAGGATTttgtcgatttaaatttgtattccaTGTCTAAAGATTGTTATTATTACTAATTAGATATTAGGAATAGAAAAAGGTTTTTCAAATGACTATCGAAATCGAGCATCTTATATATTAATCTCAGCGgcaatataataaaatatatttattgaaatttaacacttcatttttatacccttgcagaggttattgtaatttcagtcagaagttagCAACGctgtgaaggagacatttccgaccctataaagtatatatattcttgatcagaatcaCTAGGAGGACAgacgtccgtctgtccgtctgtctgtccgtccgtctgtccgtccgtttctaggcaaacagtctctcagttttaaaccTATCTgcttgaaactttcccaaaagttgtctttctattgcaggtagtacataagtcggaacgagccggatcggatgactatagcatatagctcccataggaacaatcggaaaaataaataaaaaaaattatagctttgctgttttttaattcttgttttagttcatagtaatggttaaatatttcagaataactgtttaaatatcaacaaaatcggacaactatatcatatagctcacatggaaacaataatagcttaaatgtaacttttctattttgtaattttttttaaattctttttgacttattaataatttgacagttcagaattacgcttttaattttactaaaatcgGTAAACGATATCATacagctgccatagaaactatcgaataattaagctgcaaatcatcaaaacttcaatgtttttaaacatatacgcaagtaaacgataattttaatgttttgaagaatatttaatttttgcaatagctgcaagggtatatgaacttcggcttgccgaagtttgcttcctttcttgttttaattatttttagttcttcgacacatagtaatggttaaatatttcagaattacgttttaaatttcatcaaaatcggacgataaaatcatatagctgccatggaaacaataaaaatagttttttttttcaatgaaacttttatattttgtaattattttacaaattttttatgacttattaatagtttgggagtttagaattacgcttttaattctattaaaatcggaaaacgatatcgtatagctgtcataggaactatcgaataattgcttttaaacatatacgcaagtaaattcatttttgcaagggtatatgaactttgttTCTTATAATATAAGAACCAACCAAAAAATGTTCTAATTACTATACAACAAAGGTAGAGTCGAAAACCACCGCAGCCAGTGCGCGGTAAACAAGATGTTAAGCTCATCATTATATGTAAgccttaatttttaaatatataagtaaatACCGTTTGATTTTCTTTGATGATTCTGTTTTAGTAAGTATACCATTGTGGGTCCCGGAACCATCCAATCCCATCGCGATTACAATGTGGCCGTTGCCGTTCACCAGACCAAGAAGCCGGTCACCCTGAAGGTGGGCATCACCGGGCCCTCCTACAACGAAACCCAGACCGTGGAGTTGGCCAAATCCGATGAGTACAAGCAGATCACCTTCAAAGTGCCTCCCCTGGCGGCGGGTTACTATAACCTCACGGCCGAGGGTGTCAAGGGCCTGCAGTTCAAGAACTCCACCAAACTGAACTGGGAAACCGTCAAGCCGTACATCATAATCCAGACCGACAAGGGCAAGTACAAGCCCGGCGATACGATCAACTATCGTGTGATCTTCCTCAACGATAACTTGCTGCCAGCAACGGCCACGGATAAGGCGGTCATTTGGTTCGAGGATCCCAAGCGGAATCTCATCAAGCAGGAGAAGCACATCAAGACCACCGCGGGCGTGTACACGGGAAAATTCGAGCTCTCCGAATTCGCCACCGTGGGCCTTTGGTCCGTGCATGTGCAGAATGGCGAAGAGCAGTTCATTGGGGAGTTCGGTAACTTCTCGACTCGGTCGAGTGAAACTATCTTCTTCATGGTGGAAAAGTATGTGCTGCCCAAGTACTTGATCAAAATGGAGGCCACCAAAAAGGTTTCAGTGCGAGATGGCGAATTGAACGTTGTCCTGAAGGCCAAGTGAGTAACGCCTATAAATCAGTAATGCCCTATGATGCTTAAATCAGCATCATTCCCCTAGTTACACGTATGGCAAGCCCGTGAATGGCAAGGCTCTGGTCAGTGTCCGCCTGCATGAGTCGGGCGGATTGAGCGCTATCGATGGCACTATCCCCGGCCACTCTGTAATGGCCACCGCCGACATGGTCGCTGGCAAGGCCAAGCTGACTATGGATCTGAGGGAGTTCGCCAGCTATCTGCAGCGAGATTCGATATTTTCGAGTGCTCGGATTACGGCCACCGTCGAGGAGGACTTCACCGGCGTGAAGCTCAGCGAGACGGGCGCTATCCGTCTGTATTCCAATCGCTATTTAATGTCCTGCACGGACCATACCTCATGCAGATACTACAAGCCCGACAAGGAGCACCAAATGGCTTTCAAAATAACCCTCGTCGATGGTACACTGCTCACGGACACCAAGTCTGTGGTGAAGGTGGGTCAACAGTCTTGGTAATTCTATTTGTGTTTACTaactaatatttattatttcaaaatttcaaaacaaaggTCAAGTTTATTGAGGGAATTCTAATCAAGTTTAGATTCTACGACAAACAGAATGAGATTCCAGTACCCAAGATTGAGAACAAAACTTTCGTGTTCGAGAGCCATTTGAATGAGTCCAGCATTGCGACTTTCAAGGTGACTCTACCCGATCTGCCGGACTTGGCCAAATTCAACCACTTCTATACCATTGAGCTGGAGTTTCTCGACGAGAAGCGCGAACTCTACAAAATCTTTCCCTATAGGAAGAAGAATAAGAAGGAGGTAAAGGAGTGGTTTGTGGCCAAAGTTCAGAGGCCAAAGGGCAAAAAGAGGTTAGtaaaactttcaaaaatagttaatattatattttattcatacAACATTAAGCTACAAAATCAATATGTTCCGTAATGAAATCTTGTCCTCGAGCTTAGCAAAAACTAAGTCTTATTGCCTGCCTTATGGGTTGATAATATTTTGcagcaaaatatatttcacgTTTTTTCTGTATTTGAGAGCGCGGTACCAGAACTGATGCACCATAAGTGTATTAACATAATAATCATGTATGTACATTGAAGTCAAAATCATTTCCGTACATAGTATCTAAGCTTTTTTAGCATTAATagcattttatataatttaataaacccATTTGTTCATAGTTTTCCGTTTTTTCGGTAAacatacacagaaaaaaattaaaaggaaaatattcTTGTTTGGATGAAATTCAGAATCAATTTGGTCTTGATACATTATACGCcaagtttatttgtttgagtgcaaaaagtatttgttttgaaatatcaattttacattgttgttttctgtgtagtactaattttataatattatttttctacaGCCAGATCTTGAGTGATTGAAAATGTGACTTATGAATAGAAATGTATACCTTTTACAGACTAGAGATCGGCCAGGAGTATCAGGTGACCCTTAACTCCAGTCGTCCGCTAAAATACTTCGTGTATAACATCATGGGACGTGGAAATATTCTGGAGACGAAGCGATTCGAGTTAGATGAGCCCAAGAAAACCGTCAATGTGACATTAAAGCCCACCTTCCAAACCTCCCCCGATGGTCGTATGTACTTCTACTACGTGGATGAGACTGGCCAACTCCGATATGCCGAGGTCAAGTTCAaggtggagctggagctgcagAACAAGATCGAAATCAAGGCCCCCGAGGAGGTGAAGCCGGGTGCCGATGTCGAGCTGGAGATCAAAACGTCGCCAAAGTCCTTCGTTGGCCTAATGGCCGTCGATCAGAGTGTGCTCCTTCTGGGCTTCAGCAACGACTTGAAGAAGGCGCTTATCAATTGGCGTTTGAGTAACTGCTTTACCTGCACACCCTGGCACGCTCGCCACGCTCTCAAACCCGGAGAGAGCTCCGGTGTAGTAACAATGACCAACGCCCACTTCTACAATAGCACCGAACGTAAGTAAATCTAGCTATTAAAATTCGAGCATTAGGAAAAGGTCTTAAAGATTTCTCActttatttaagtattaattaattcagAGTTGACTGCCTTACAAAATACCTTAGCacctttataatttttgggcTCATTCCTCGAGTATTGTCAAGTCTTTCCTCGAACCTATTTCTTTTAAGCTGTCCTCTGTCCTCTTTCTATATAGTGGTTTATGTTAAAATTTGATCTATCTTCATTCctataaactaattttgttCTCCTTTAAAACTGTTAAAGGTAAGTACTATTCCGATTCGCAAGCCGCGGAATCGGCCGAGTCAGGAGCTTTAGCCCCTGTTGTGCGAAAGAATTTTGCGACGACCTGGATTTTCGCCGACATTAAGAGCACTGAGAAGGAGGTGTTCAAGTGGATCAAGACCATTCCCGACACGATTACCAACTGGGTGGTAACCGGCTTCTCGCTGCATCCGCTCAAGGGCTTGGGAATCACGAATGAACAGGTACACATTAGGACGTTCCAGCCGTTCTTCGTCTCCGTCCGACTGCCGTACTCGGTGAAACGCGGCGAGGTGATCAATGTGCCCGCTCTGGTCTTCAACTATCTGCCCAAGCAACTGGACGTGGAACTGACCCTGGCCAATGAGGATGCTGAGTACGACTTTGTGGATGCCTCCAATAAGGTCATCGGTGACCGGAAGCGTTCGCTGAAAATTCGAGTGGGTGCCAACGAAGCGGCTAGTGCCTCATTCCTCATCCGACCCAAGGTGATTGGCAATATTCTGCTCAAATTTACGGCCATCTCACCCATGGCCGGCGATGCTGTGCACAGGGCCCTGAAGGTAGTCCCCGAGGGCACCACCCAGTACCAGAACAGGGCCTTCTTTGTCAATCTCAAGGACACGGGCAAGTTCAAGAACACCTTCGAGCTGAAAGTGCCGGCGGAGTTGGTTCCCGATTCGGAGCGTGTGGAGTTCGGACTGGTGGGTGATCTCCTGGGACCAGTGGTCAAGAATCTGGAGCATCTCATCAGGTTGCCCATCGGTTGCGGTGAGCAGACCTTGTCCAATCTGCTGCCCAGCTACCTGCTCAGGGGCTACCTGAAGAGCATCAAGAAATTGACGCCCGACCTGGACACTCGCATCAAGCGGAATCTGCAGAAGGGCTATCAGGATATGTTGCAATACCGCCACGACGATGGCAGCTTCAGTTCCTTTGGACCGAAAAAGTCGCGGCAGGAGGATCCGGAACGCAATGGCTCCACCTGGCTGACCGCCTATGTCCTGCGTTGGTTTAGCAAGATCAAGGACATCGTTGATCTGGACGAGAAGATTTTGGTCAAGGGCTATGAGTTCCTGCTCACTCGCCAGGCGGCAAATGGCAGCTTTACGGAGTTGGGCGAAATTTTCTACGGCTCGCAGAGATCTCTGCTGACCGTTACGGCCAAATCGCTGCTGGCCTTGCTGGAGGAGAAGAAGCCCAACCGGACTGCCATTGACAAGGCGGTGGCCTATCTGAGCTCCAATACGGCCGAATCCGTGGAGCTGTTGCCCAAATCCATAGCCATCTATGCCCTGCAAAGGGCCAAGGCCCCGCAAGCTGCCAAACAGGTGGCCGCCTTCATGGCGCTGGCCAAGCAGGAGGATGACCGCACTTGGTGGGCCGAGGATCTGGAGGAGCGGCACAAACCTAAGAACTGCCCAAGCTGGTGGTGTTGGGTGAGGAGTAAGGATGTGGAGACCACCTCGTACGCTCTGCTCTCGCTTTTGGAATCCGAGCAGGAGACGGCCGACACTGTGCTGAGCATGGTTCGCTGGCTGGTGGCAAAGCGAAATAGCTTCGGAGGATATTACTCCAGCCAGGACACTGTGGTGGGTCTCACCGCCCTCATCAAGTTCGCCGAGAAGTCGGGCTACAAAGCGGCCAAGTGTGAGGTGACCGTTTTCCAACAAGGGCAAGCGAGAGAAGACCGAGAAGCTGACCACATCGGAGGAGAACGATCTGTTGCTCCAGACGGTGGACTTCCCGCAGGGCACCAAGTCCCTGGAGTTCGAGGTCAAGGGCACTGGCGCAGCTCTCGTCCAGATAAGCTACCAGTACAATGTGGTGGAGAAGGAGCCGAAGCCCAGTTTCAAAATTCAGCCCACTGTTATACCCGGAGCATCGCCAGCCAAACTGCAGTTGAACGTTTGCGTGGACTTCGTGGAGAAGGGCAATTCCAAGGAATCCAACATGGCCATTCTGGAGGTGTCCCTGCCCTCGGGCTACACCGCCGATCAGGATAGCTTCAAGGACATCCGTGACATTGCTCGTGTCAGGGTGAGTTGATTGCTATTTAACTACCAGCCTCCTAAGCTAACAATTGATTTCTTTATCTCCCAGTTGGTGGAGACCAAGAACGGTGACTCTGTGGTGAACGTCTACTTCGAGAAGCTGGCCAAGAACGAAAACAAATGCATCCCCGTCCAAGCCATTAGGACCCATGCGGTGGCCAACCAGAAACCGTCCTCTGTGATCCTCTACGATTACTATGACACGAACAAGAGGGCCACCGAGTACTACTCCATCAAGTCGAAGCTCTGCGACATTTGCGAGGGAGATGAGTGCAAGCGCAAGTGCTAGAGTATTCAAAAGCATAATGAACTCACAATATCTGTTGTTCTaacatcaaataaaatattgtgatACATTTactgcattttaaatattttcaaggcGAGTTCAGCATAATATTTTACAGACAAACTAAATTCTTACACGAACGATGATTAGGTAAGTGTGTACAGTATGCAAAATTGGTCAgcattttgtaatttacaaGCTTCCTAGGAGAATTAAATGCATTAAGAGTGCATTCAGTATTCAATGAATTAAGTGTATTCCTAAAAGCGAACCTTTCTGTAATTCTAGTTGAAAATACGCGTATTCCTGCGGGAATAAATTGTGTTGTGTTGGGCAAGtcgtttgaaaaaattttttttttcacgaCTTTTGAAAACTGTATAGTTAAACGGGAAATCGACtagctaaaaaaaagttaaactttGTGCGCCCATAGCTTTCAAAAAGTAAAGCAAcagaaaaaagcaaaaacttctaatataaaaaataaacacctcTTAATAGGGTAACAAGTCGTGACGATCGCcacatacaaaattttttaatttaattttggtgACGAAAAATGATTAAGAATTCGACTAAATAAACACACTTATATGATTACATAtctgaaatcaaaatttttcaggaaaaataattaagcaaaacaaattttctttttgcataTACGCCGGATGTAACGCATGAACGGAATAAAGCATCGGTGATGCCTGGACATCTCATTGCATTGAATACTAACCATTTGAAAATACTTAAATCTCGTGCAAGGACTACTACCACCTTTTCAATGCGACATGTACCTGCAAAGTGTGCAAAAACCAGGGGACTTACAAATATACTTTGTGCTGACATCTTTGCATCCATACAGCAGATTATGACATGATTTTATCGGCTAAGCTATTTATTCCATTCCATAAAcaggaaaacacaaaattcgctttttaattgccattatattattaaatacaaaaataattgaatgttTCAAAATGTCATAAATACTTATAAATGCTTTCAGtatactaaataaattatatattctaTTGAATATTCCCAAATTGTATTTggactttaaataatttctttaaaatagtttagatattttaaatgtaatattgcgAAGCGCGCCCTCGGAATACTTACAcaagttttacaaatttacagTTTAGTTCAAATACTTCATTACTCTATtcagactttttttttactaaactCAGTCTTCAGCCTGGCAATTACTCAAagaattgagctgcaaatcatcatagcttcaatggttttaaacatacacgcaagtaaatcataattataatgttttttaagaatatttaatttttgaaatagctgcaagggtatatgaactttggcttgccgaagtttgcttaatttcttg is part of the Drosophila gunungcola strain Sukarami unplaced genomic scaffold, Dgunungcola_SK_2 000137F, whole genome shotgun sequence genome and encodes:
- the LOC128265593 gene encoding LOW QUALITY PROTEIN: pregnancy zone protein-like (The sequence of the model RefSeq protein was modified relative to this genomic sequence to represent the inferred CDS: deleted 1 base in 1 codon) — translated: MRRADAFTITACAILVLLQMMEAVKAEGKYTIVGPGTIQSHRDYNVAVAVHQTKKPVTLKVGITGPSYNETQTVELAKSDEYKQITFKVPPLAAGYYNLTAEGVKGLQFKNSTKLNWETVKPYIIIQTDKGKYKPGDTINYRVIFLNDNLLPATATDKAVIWFEDPKRNLIKQEKHIKTTAGVYTGKFELSEFATVGLWSVHVQNGEEQFIGEFGNFSTRSSETIFFMVEKYVLPKYLIKMEATKKVSVRDGELNVVLKANYTYGKPVNGKALVSVRLHESGGLSAIDGTIPGHSVMATADMVAGKAKLTMDLREFASYLQRDSIFSSARITATVEEDFTGVKLSETGAIRLYSNRYLMSCTDHTSCRYYKPDKEHQMAFKITLVDGTLLTDTKSVVKVKFIEGILIKFRFYDKQNEIPVPKIENKTFVFESHLNESSIATFKVTLPDLPDLAKFNHFYTIELEFLDEKRELYKIFPYRKKNKKEVKEWFVAKVQRPKGKKRLEIGQEYQVTLNSSRPLKYFVYNIMGRGNILETKRFELDEPKKTVNVTLKPTFQTSPDGRMYFYYVDETGQLRYAEVKFKVELELQNKIEIKAPEEVKPGADVELEIKTSPKSFVGLMAVDQSVLLLGFSNDLKKALINWRLSNCFTCTPWHARHALKPGESSGVVTMTNAHFYNSTERKYYSDSQAAESAESGALAPVVRKNFATTWIFADIKSTEKEVFKWIKTIPDTITNWVVTGFSLHPLKGLGITNEQVHIRTFQPFFVSVRLPYSVKRGEVINVPALVFNYLPKQLDVELTLANEDAEYDFVDASNKVIGDRKRSLKIRVGANEAASASFLIRPKVIGNILLKFTAISPMAGDAVHRALKVVPEGTTQYQNRAFFVNLKDTGKFKNTFELKVPAELVPDSERVEFGLVGDLLGPVVKNLEHLIRLPIGCGEQTLSNLLPSYLLRGYLKSIKKLTPDLDTRIKRNLQKGYQDMLQYRHDDGSFSSFGPKKSRQEDPERNGSTWLTAYVLRWFSKIKDIVDLDEKILVKGYEFLLTRQAANGSFTELGEIFYGSQRSLLTVTAKSLLALLEEKKPNRTAIDKAVAYLSSNTAESVELLPKSIAIYALQRAKAPQAAKQVAAFMALAKQEDDRTWWAEDLEERHKPKNCPSWWCWVRSKDVETTSYALLSLLESEQETADTVLSMVRWLVAKRNSFGGYYSSQDTVVGLTALIKFAEKSGYKAAKCEVTVSNKGKREKTEKLTTSEENDLLLQTVDFPQGTKSLEFEVKGTGAALVQISYQYNVVEKEPKPSFKIQPTVIPGASPAKLQLNVCVDFVEKGNSKESNMAILEVSLPSGYTADQDSFKDIRDIARVRLVETKNGDSVVNVYFEKLAKNENKCIPVQAIRTHAVANQKPSSVILYDYYDTNKRATEYYSIKSKLCDICEGDECKRKC